One part of the Thermodesulfobacterium commune DSM 2178 genome encodes these proteins:
- the rny gene encoding ribonuclease Y: MGLVLGLILGSLLGIAILWVYLYFQKKKNLLVQKTAEEIIKEAEKKAKEVLEKAEREANFRLQQAELKVKEQILSHKQKLEEEFNKRLQEVILKEERITSKEEYLSKKESDLFKREEQLLKREEGLEKKLREIEEFKKSLEEQKHEIERLYHQAREELEKIAGLSEKEAKEILLKRVEEELIEEKAKLIMKIENEIKEEVKRKTQELLSYSVAKAAIPFVTEKTVSTVQLPNEEMKGRIIGREGRNIRTFETLTGVDLLIDDTPEVVVLSCVDPLRREIARIALERLIADGRIHPTRIEEVVRQVEEEMEQHLVEVGEKACFELGIYGLHPELVKMLGKLKYRTSYSQNVLQHSIETAIICGALAGELGIDVKKAKRAALLHDIGKAASYELEGPHALIGAEIARKYGEDEEIVNAIASHHEDVPINSLLGIILQIADAISGARPGARRELLEAYIKRIKELESIAYSFEGVEKAFAIQAGREIRVIVDDKKITDEQAYVLAREIAQKIEKEVTYPGIIRVTVIRETRVIEYAK; encoded by the coding sequence ATGGGTCTTGTTTTAGGCTTGATTTTAGGTAGTTTATTGGGAATAGCCATATTATGGGTCTATTTATACTTCCAGAAGAAAAAGAACCTTTTGGTTCAAAAAACTGCTGAAGAAATCATCAAAGAGGCAGAAAAAAAAGCTAAAGAAGTTTTAGAGAAGGCAGAAAGAGAGGCTAATTTTAGGCTTCAACAGGCGGAACTCAAAGTTAAAGAACAGATTTTGTCTCATAAACAAAAATTAGAAGAAGAGTTTAATAAAAGACTTCAAGAAGTAATCTTAAAAGAAGAAAGAATTACCAGTAAAGAAGAATACCTTTCTAAAAAAGAAAGCGATCTTTTTAAGAGAGAAGAACAGTTATTAAAAAGAGAAGAAGGTTTAGAAAAAAAACTAAGAGAGATAGAAGAATTTAAAAAATCTTTAGAAGAACAAAAACATGAAATAGAAAGATTATATCATCAGGCAAGGGAAGAACTTGAAAAAATAGCCGGACTTTCTGAAAAAGAGGCTAAAGAAATACTTCTTAAAAGAGTTGAGGAAGAATTGATAGAAGAAAAGGCAAAACTAATAATGAAGATAGAAAATGAAATAAAAGAAGAGGTTAAAAGAAAAACCCAAGAACTTCTTTCTTATTCAGTGGCTAAAGCAGCCATACCTTTTGTAACCGAAAAAACTGTTTCTACGGTTCAACTTCCGAACGAAGAGATGAAAGGTAGAATTATAGGAAGAGAAGGAAGAAACATAAGAACCTTTGAAACCTTAACAGGAGTTGACCTTTTGATAGATGATACCCCTGAGGTGGTAGTTCTTTCTTGTGTAGACCCCCTTAGAAGAGAAATAGCTCGTATAGCCTTAGAAAGGCTTATAGCAGACGGAAGGATTCATCCTACAAGAATAGAAGAAGTGGTTAGACAGGTAGAAGAAGAAATGGAGCAACATCTAGTGGAGGTAGGAGAAAAGGCGTGTTTTGAATTGGGGATTTATGGTCTTCATCCAGAATTAGTAAAAATGCTTGGAAAGCTTAAATATAGGACAAGCTATAGTCAAAACGTGCTTCAACATTCTATAGAAACAGCTATTATTTGTGGAGCTTTAGCAGGAGAACTGGGTATAGATGTAAAAAAAGCTAAAAGAGCTGCTTTACTGCATGACATAGGTAAGGCGGCATCTTATGAGTTAGAAGGTCCTCATGCTTTAATAGGGGCTGAAATTGCGAGAAAATATGGAGAAGATGAGGAAATCGTAAATGCTATTGCTTCTCATCATGAAGATGTCCCTATAAATAGTCTTTTAGGGATCATTTTGCAGATAGCTGATGCTATTTCAGGGGCAAGGCCTGGTGCAAGAAGAGAGCTTCTTGAGGCTTATATTAAAAGAATAAAAGAGTTAGAATCTATTGCTTACTCTTTTGAAGGAGTAGAAAAAGCTTTTGCTATTCAGGCAGGAAGAGAAATTAGGGTTATAGTAGATGATAAAAAGATTACAGACGAACAAGCTTATGTATTAGCTCGAGAAATTGCACAAAAAATCGAAAAAGAAGTAACCTATCCAGGGATTATTAGAGTAACAGTGATAAGAGAAACCAGAGTAATAGAATACGCAAAATAA
- a CDS encoding TIGR00282 family metallophosphoesterase gives MEEVKEIKILFLGDIVGSAGRKAVKDLLPELVKKYQPDFVVANGENAAGGYGLTEKVAEELFSYGIDVLTSGNHVWKKEFYPYLNKSERVIRPANYGEGAPGKGWTVYTKKELKLGVINLEGRIFMRPLLNPFLVGKKLALELKKETPFILVDFHAEATSEKIALGYFLDGIVSVVIGTHTHVQTSDARILPQNTGYITDVGMCGAVESIIGMKIDQALEMYLTMVPRKLEVEKTGKLKLEGAFVRLNQKGETIFIETFRVIS, from the coding sequence ATGGAAGAGGTTAAAGAAATAAAAATTTTGTTTTTAGGAGATATCGTAGGTAGTGCCGGAAGAAAAGCGGTTAAAGATCTTCTGCCAGAGTTGGTTAAAAAATATCAACCTGATTTTGTGGTAGCTAACGGAGAAAATGCTGCGGGTGGATATGGTCTTACCGAAAAAGTAGCTGAAGAACTTTTTTCTTATGGTATAGATGTTTTAACCTCAGGCAATCATGTTTGGAAAAAAGAATTTTACCCTTATCTTAATAAGTCTGAAAGAGTAATAAGACCTGCTAACTACGGGGAAGGAGCTCCAGGGAAGGGATGGACTGTATATACTAAAAAAGAATTAAAATTAGGAGTAATTAACCTTGAAGGACGCATATTTATGCGTCCTTTACTTAATCCATTTTTGGTAGGTAAAAAATTAGCTTTAGAATTAAAAAAAGAAACGCCGTTTATCTTGGTTGATTTTCATGCTGAAGCCACCTCAGAAAAAATAGCCTTGGGTTATTTTTTAGACGGAATAGTCTCTGTAGTCATTGGTACTCATACCCACGTTCAAACCTCAGATGCCAGGATTTTACCTCAGAATACTGGGTATATAACCGATGTAGGGATGTGTGGAGCAGTAGAAAGTATCATAGGTATGAAAATAGACCAAGCATTAGAAATGTATTTAACCATGGTTCCAAGAAAGTTAGAGGTAGAAAAAACCGGGAAACTTAAACTTGAAGGGGCTTTCGTAAGATTAAATCAAAAAGGAGAAACCATTTTTATCGAAACTTTTAGAGTTATTTCCTAG
- the def gene encoding peptide deformylase, translating into MEIVILGHPALREKALPIENIDGEIKRLVEQMAETMYKAKGLGLAANQVGVLKRLFLLDVSQKEGTPKLEIYINPEILHAEGYTTYEEGCLSIPGYYAKIERHAKLYVRALDLDGNPFERELEGLHAIAFQHEYDHLEGILFIDRLSPLKRSLFQKWWKKNQPRK; encoded by the coding sequence ATGGAAATAGTGATTTTAGGTCATCCAGCCTTAAGAGAAAAAGCCTTACCTATAGAAAATATAGACGGAGAGATCAAACGCCTCGTAGAACAAATGGCAGAAACTATGTATAAAGCTAAAGGTCTTGGATTAGCAGCTAATCAAGTAGGGGTATTAAAAAGGCTGTTTTTATTAGATGTTTCACAAAAAGAAGGAACCCCAAAGTTAGAAATTTATATAAACCCTGAAATTTTACACGCTGAGGGATACACTACCTATGAAGAAGGATGTCTTAGTATCCCTGGATATTATGCCAAGATAGAAAGACATGCCAAGCTTTATGTTAGGGCGTTAGATTTAGATGGTAATCCATTTGAAAGAGAACTTGAAGGGTTACATGCCATAGCCTTTCAACACGAATATGACCATCTAGAGGGGATACTTTTTATAGACAGGTTGTCTCCTTTAAAACGTAGCCTTTTTCAAAAATGGTGGAAAAAGAATCAACCTAGGAAATAA
- a CDS encoding DRTGG domain-containing protein, with product MKSIFLISNRPFTGRNVLALGLVLNLKEKGSKVGYMKLIGKLPIKIGNKVFDEEAVFIHKVLELEDPVEWSCPFVFTYDLQYKLFEGEDISVDQQIREVIKKQAELKDYLFVVGGDNIFEGYSLGIDSFHLIKELKGKGLIVQLWDGETSVDDILGIKELLGENFAGAVINKVPVEEYPYVKEKVVPYLEGKGVEVLGVFKKDKLLEAVTVRTLLEVVNGGIVCCEDKLDEFVENITIGAMDPENAMRYFLRIPNKVVITGINRTDIQILALETSTKCLLLTGGLYPSEMVVNIAKTKGVPIVVTSLDTFSAVEKIQALVGKAILKEKGKALRAKEMVAKEFNLERFLNLVRG from the coding sequence ATGAAATCTATATTTTTGATATCAAATAGACCCTTTACTGGTAGAAATGTCTTAGCTTTAGGCCTTGTTTTAAATTTGAAAGAAAAAGGAAGTAAAGTAGGTTATATGAAGTTGATAGGTAAACTTCCTATAAAAATAGGAAATAAGGTCTTTGATGAAGAGGCGGTTTTTATTCATAAGGTCTTAGAACTTGAGGATCCTGTAGAATGGTCCTGCCCGTTTGTGTTTACCTATGATCTTCAGTACAAACTGTTTGAAGGAGAAGACATATCTGTAGACCAGCAGATAAGAGAGGTTATAAAAAAACAGGCTGAACTTAAGGATTACCTTTTTGTGGTTGGAGGAGACAACATTTTTGAAGGCTACAGCCTTGGGATAGATAGCTTTCATTTAATAAAAGAATTAAAGGGTAAGGGGTTAATAGTTCAGCTTTGGGATGGAGAGACCTCGGTGGATGATATTTTAGGTATCAAAGAGCTTTTAGGAGAAAACTTTGCCGGTGCGGTGATAAACAAGGTCCCTGTTGAGGAATATCCTTATGTAAAGGAGAAGGTGGTTCCATACTTAGAGGGTAAGGGTGTAGAGGTTTTAGGGGTTTTCAAGAAGGACAAGTTGCTTGAGGCAGTAACGGTTAGGACGCTACTTGAGGTGGTTAACGGGGGTATTGTGTGTTGTGAGGACAAGCTTGACGAGTTTGTAGAGAACATTACGATAGGTGCGATGGACCCTGAGAATGCGATGAGGTATTTTTTAAGGATACCTAACAAGGTAGTGATAACAGGGATAAACAGGACAGACATTCAGATTTTAGCTTTAGAGACTTCTACCAAGTGTTTACTTTTGACAGGGGGTTTGTATCCAAGCGAGATGGTGGTAAACATAGCTAAGACAAAGGGAGTGCCAATTGTGGTGACCTCTCTTGATACCTTCTCGGCAGTTGAAAAAATACAGGCCTTAGTAGGAAAAGCCATTTTAAAGGAAAAGGGTAAGGCACTGAGGGCTAAAGAGATGGTAGCTAAAGAGTTTAATTTAGAAAGATTTTTAAACTTAGTAAGAGGTTAA
- a CDS encoding amidohydrolase, whose amino-acid sequence MDEKLILAKWVVPSAYEPPIKEGGVFIKKGVILDIGTKEQLINKYPNVEREVFENGILMPGLVNAHTHIPMSILRGLAEDLSLMTWLTQYIFPVEAKLKKEWVYWGSLLSLIEMIKSGITLFCDMYLFEEEVIKATEESGIKGLLGEGLFDFPSPSYGPLVKGLELTESLLRNFQNHPLIKIAVCPHTLYTCSPDTIKSCLKISERYGAKLHIHLSENQEEIKLIRERYGKNPIELLAEIGGVNENLIAVHGVKITPKEIELMSKAKSSFIHCPESNLKLGSGVAPIPEIIKAGINLALGTDGPASNNDLDMFSEMRTACLIQKGIKEDPTVITAKEVFYAATEGGSKALGFLDTGKLSLGYKADLAVIDLNNHSLQPDYNPLALIVYTAKAGCVSHLMVNGKWIMKNYQVLTVDEEKIREKIEKIKKEVLKIIS is encoded by the coding sequence ATGGATGAGAAGTTGATTTTAGCCAAATGGGTAGTGCCCTCGGCTTATGAACCTCCTATAAAAGAAGGTGGGGTTTTTATAAAGAAAGGAGTTATTTTAGATATAGGTACTAAAGAGCAACTTATTAATAAATACCCAAACGTAGAAAGAGAGGTATTTGAAAACGGTATTCTGATGCCGGGATTGGTTAACGCACACACTCATATTCCTATGAGTATTTTAAGAGGTTTAGCAGAGGATCTTTCTTTGATGACCTGGTTAACCCAATATATTTTTCCTGTAGAGGCTAAATTAAAAAAAGAATGGGTTTATTGGGGAAGTTTGCTTTCTCTTATAGAGATGATAAAGTCGGGGATTACTCTTTTTTGTGATATGTATCTTTTTGAAGAAGAAGTTATAAAAGCCACAGAAGAATCTGGGATAAAAGGGTTACTTGGAGAAGGTCTTTTTGATTTTCCTTCTCCAAGTTACGGCCCTTTAGTTAAAGGGTTGGAATTAACAGAAAGTTTGTTAAGAAATTTTCAAAACCATCCTTTAATAAAAATAGCGGTATGTCCTCACACTTTATATACTTGTTCTCCGGATACGATAAAGTCTTGTCTCAAAATTTCTGAGAGATATGGAGCTAAACTTCACATTCATCTTTCCGAAAATCAAGAAGAGATAAAACTGATAAGGGAGCGTTATGGTAAAAATCCTATAGAGCTTCTTGCTGAAATAGGGGGGGTTAATGAAAATCTTATAGCTGTCCATGGGGTTAAGATAACTCCTAAAGAAATAGAACTTATGTCTAAAGCTAAGTCCAGTTTTATCCATTGTCCAGAGAGTAATTTAAAGTTAGGCTCAGGGGTTGCACCTATCCCTGAGATAATAAAGGCAGGTATAAACCTGGCTTTAGGTACTGATGGGCCTGCTAGTAATAACGACCTTGATATGTTTTCTGAAATGAGGACCGCCTGTTTAATCCAAAAAGGGATCAAAGAGGACCCGACGGTTATTACCGCTAAAGAAGTTTTTTATGCTGCTACCGAAGGAGGAAGTAAGGCCTTAGGTTTTTTAGATACAGGTAAACTTTCCCTAGGTTATAAAGCAGATTTAGCTGTGATAGACCTCAACAATCATTCTTTACAACCAGACTACAATCCTCTCGCTCTTATAGTCTATACAGCAAAAGCAGGTTGTGTGTCTCACCTAATGGTTAATGGAAAATGGATTATGAAAAATTATCAAGTCTTGACTGTAGATGAAGAAAAGATAAGAGAAAAGATAGAAAAAATAAAAAAAGAGGTTTTGAAGATAATTTCTTAG
- a CDS encoding CBS domain-containing protein produces MIEIEKIKVRDVMTTPVVTIDGNATVKEAAELMMKTGYRGLVVDKVDEEDAYGIITVKDIVYKVIAKGLPLEKVRVLEVMTKPCITVPDYYDIKYAAKLMAMANVVRLPVISGEKLVGMITLRDIIKPHV; encoded by the coding sequence ATGATAGAGATTGAAAAGATAAAAGTGAGAGATGTAATGACTACTCCGGTAGTTACTATTGATGGTAACGCTACGGTGAAAGAAGCCGCAGAGTTGATGATGAAAACTGGTTACAGAGGGTTGGTAGTTGATAAGGTAGACGAAGAAGATGCTTATGGGATTATCACAGTTAAAGACATAGTTTATAAAGTTATAGCTAAGGGACTCCCTTTGGAAAAAGTTAGGGTTCTAGAAGTTATGACCAAACCGTGTATCACCGTTCCTGATTACTATGATATAAAATATGCGGCTAAACTTATGGCGATGGCAAACGTGGTAAGGCTTCCGGTTATTTCAGGAGAAAAATTAGTAGGTATGATAACCTTAAGAGATATCATAAAACCCCACGTATAA
- the acs gene encoding acetate--CoA ligase produces the protein MAELTSLLKEGRIFYPPQEGKDQAYISSRYKYKQIYQYSLDDPDEFWAERAKELITWFKYWDRTCYWDFYKPEIKFFEGGKLNACFNCVDRHLDNPAIKNKAAIIWQGEPDRDTKVYTYHMLHSEICKFAKILKNLGVEKGDRVTIYLPTMPEAVAAMLACARIGAIHSVVFGGFSSEALKVRILDAQAKVVITCDGTYRGGRRITLLDRAEEAIRDCDCVEHCIVLNRFGDPIELKDNRCILYDDLKKDLSVAEYCEYEVMDAEDPLFILYTSGTTGKPKGVYHTTGGYLVYAAHTTQWVFDLKPDDIYWCTADIGWITGHSYVVYGPLALGATVFMYEGVPTYPNPGRWWELVDRYGITILYTAPTAIRVLMREGDQWPKKYNLSSLRILGTVGEPINPEAWVWFYVNVGRKRCPVVDTWWQTETGGHMIAPIPFAVPQKPGSATYPLPGVEPVILRADGTEADINEGGHLCIKRAWPGMARGVWGDEKRFKEVYFSRFPGYYYTGDGARKDEDGYFWIMGRLDDVINVSGHRLGTMELESAFVEHPAVAEAAVVGFPHDIKGEGIFAYIVLKEGFDPTSELKKELVSHIRKVIGPIATPDFILFAPGLPKTRSGKIMRRILRKIAAQQFEDLGDTSTLAEPEVVEKLVDLRKNLK, from the coding sequence ATGGCGGAGTTGACATCTTTGTTAAAAGAGGGGAGGATTTTCTATCCCCCTCAAGAAGGTAAAGACCAGGCTTACATTTCTTCTCGTTATAAATATAAACAGATTTACCAGTATTCTTTAGACGACCCTGATGAGTTTTGGGCTGAAAGGGCTAAAGAGTTGATTACTTGGTTTAAGTACTGGGATAGGACTTGTTATTGGGATTTTTACAAGCCAGAAATCAAGTTTTTTGAAGGTGGTAAGCTAAATGCTTGTTTTAATTGTGTAGACAGACATTTAGACAATCCAGCTATAAAAAATAAGGCTGCTATCATTTGGCAAGGAGAACCTGACAGAGACACTAAGGTTTATACCTATCATATGCTGCACAGTGAGATATGTAAGTTTGCTAAGATTTTAAAGAATTTAGGTGTAGAAAAAGGTGATAGGGTAACCATTTATCTTCCTACTATGCCAGAGGCTGTGGCAGCGATGTTGGCTTGTGCAAGAATAGGGGCTATCCATAGTGTAGTGTTTGGAGGTTTTTCTTCAGAGGCCCTTAAAGTTCGTATTCTTGATGCGCAGGCTAAGGTGGTGATCACTTGTGATGGCACTTATAGGGGTGGAAGACGAATAACTCTTTTAGATAGGGCAGAAGAGGCTATAAGAGATTGTGATTGCGTAGAACATTGTATTGTGTTAAACCGTTTTGGTGATCCTATAGAACTAAAAGATAACCGTTGTATCTTATACGACGACTTAAAAAAAGATTTAAGTGTAGCTGAGTATTGTGAATACGAAGTAATGGATGCCGAAGATCCTCTTTTTATTTTATATACCTCAGGAACTACAGGAAAACCTAAAGGAGTTTACCATACCACAGGGGGATATTTGGTATATGCAGCACATACTACTCAGTGGGTATTTGACCTTAAACCAGACGATATCTACTGGTGTACTGCTGATATAGGTTGGATTACCGGGCATTCTTATGTAGTTTATGGTCCTTTAGCTTTAGGCGCTACGGTTTTTATGTACGAGGGGGTTCCAACTTATCCAAATCCAGGAAGATGGTGGGAGTTGGTAGACCGTTATGGTATAACTATCCTCTATACAGCTCCTACAGCGATAAGGGTGTTGATGAGAGAGGGCGATCAGTGGCCTAAGAAATACAATCTTTCGAGCTTAAGAATTTTAGGAACGGTGGGAGAACCTATAAACCCAGAGGCTTGGGTTTGGTTTTATGTTAATGTAGGACGCAAACGTTGTCCGGTAGTAGATACTTGGTGGCAAACCGAGACCGGTGGACATATGATAGCACCCATACCCTTTGCAGTACCTCAGAAACCTGGTTCAGCTACTTATCCTTTACCTGGAGTAGAGCCTGTTATCTTAAGAGCTGATGGGACAGAGGCAGACATCAACGAGGGAGGTCATCTTTGTATCAAAAGAGCCTGGCCTGGCATGGCAAGAGGAGTTTGGGGAGATGAAAAAAGGTTTAAAGAGGTCTATTTTAGCAGGTTCCCAGGATATTACTACACCGGAGATGGTGCCAGAAAAGACGAAGACGGCTATTTCTGGATTATGGGAAGACTTGATGATGTCATCAACGTTTCTGGACACAGACTTGGTACGATGGAGTTAGAGTCTGCTTTTGTGGAACACCCTGCGGTAGCAGAGGCTGCAGTGGTTGGATTCCCTCATGACATTAAAGGAGAAGGTATTTTTGCTTACATAGTACTTAAAGAAGGTTTTGACCCTACTTCAGAACTCAAAAAAGAGTTAGTCTCTCATATCAGAAAAGTAATAGGTCCTATCGCAACTCCTGATTTCATACTTTTTGCTCCTGGATTACCTAAAACTAGAAGCGGAAAAATCATGAGGAGGATCTTAAGAAAGATAGCTGCACAGCAGTTTGAAGACTTGGGAGATACCAGTACATTGGCAGAACCTGAGGTGGTAGAAAAACTGGTAGATTTGAGGAAAAATTTAAAATAA
- a CDS encoding iron-containing alcohol dehydrogenase, with amino-acid sequence MKNFEFYLPTKVFFGKKVLRQFPKEVSGMGKKALWVFGRGSIMRNGVYDQVKEVLEKAKIEYIEFGGVKANPLLSKVLEGIKVAKEEKVDFILATGGGSVIDTAKAIACGVFAEEKIWDFYERKDFPIQALPIIAVPTIAGTGSELNNISVIVNDETKVKLSMNSPWIFPKLTFLDPTFTFTVPPDYTAYGAFDAFSHVFEVFISREYKKDCLTEDLMVALMKNLMKWSKAAIYDPTNYEARANLMWASSLALCGLPKAGMGKYRFFIHALEHTLSGVYDLPHGLGLAVITYAWMKVYKKNKLLHKFFEKVLNIKIEDKISVEMGIEVFENWLRDLRLLYTLKDLKLPQEDLEYLIDKAYHILTIWQVADEYSKEDVSKVFYTAYFGESKP; translated from the coding sequence ATGAAAAATTTTGAGTTTTATCTTCCTACAAAAGTTTTTTTTGGTAAAAAAGTTTTGAGACAATTTCCTAAAGAAGTTTCTGGTATGGGGAAAAAGGCCCTTTGGGTTTTTGGAAGAGGATCCATAATGAGAAACGGTGTTTATGACCAAGTTAAAGAAGTATTAGAAAAAGCTAAGATAGAATATATAGAATTTGGAGGAGTAAAGGCTAACCCTCTTTTATCTAAAGTTTTAGAGGGTATCAAAGTAGCTAAAGAAGAAAAGGTTGATTTTATTTTAGCTACCGGAGGTGGGAGTGTAATAGACACTGCTAAGGCTATTGCCTGTGGAGTTTTTGCAGAGGAAAAAATATGGGATTTTTATGAAAGAAAGGATTTTCCTATACAGGCTCTCCCTATAATAGCAGTGCCTACTATCGCTGGTACTGGTTCAGAACTAAACAACATAAGTGTTATAGTAAACGACGAAACAAAGGTTAAACTTTCTATGAACTCTCCCTGGATTTTTCCTAAACTTACTTTTTTAGACCCTACCTTTACTTTTACTGTACCTCCTGATTATACCGCTTATGGAGCTTTTGATGCCTTTTCTCATGTTTTTGAGGTTTTTATAAGTAGAGAATATAAAAAAGACTGTCTTACAGAAGACCTTATGGTAGCTTTGATGAAAAACCTTATGAAATGGTCTAAGGCTGCTATATATGACCCTACTAATTATGAAGCTAGGGCTAATCTTATGTGGGCTTCTTCCTTAGCTTTATGCGGATTACCTAAAGCAGGTATGGGAAAATATAGGTTCTTTATCCATGCTTTAGAACATACCTTAAGCGGAGTATATGACCTTCCTCATGGACTGGGTTTAGCGGTTATAACTTATGCGTGGATGAAGGTTTATAAAAAAAACAAACTTCTTCATAAATTTTTTGAAAAGGTTCTCAACATAAAAATAGAAGATAAAATCTCTGTAGAGATGGGGATCGAAGTCTTTGAAAACTGGTTAAGGGACCTGAGACTTCTTTATACTTTAAAAGATTTAAAACTTCCTCAAGAAGATTTAGAGTACTTGATAGACAAGGCTTATCATATCCTAACCATATGGCAAGTAGCCGATGAGTATTCTAAAGAAGATGTAAGTAAAGTATTTTATACAGCTTATTTTGGAGAGTCTAAACCATGA
- a CDS encoding NAD(P)-dependent oxidoreductase, with product MKIGIFEIERDWEKQVYLETLRQNLGESLGNLELVFTSEPLDSFTVNAYSDLNVAVIYINSLVTEKVLDQLPNLKLIITRTTGTDHIDILACQKRGVAVANSPYFAFTTVAEHTIGLIFTLAKRIATAISKVKNLNFSREGLLGFDLFGKTIGIIGTGNIGKEVARIAYGIGMKILAHDIKPDLQLKEKFEVSYVSLEELLKHSDVIVVMVPYYSKTHHMINLENIKLVKDEAMLINTARGPIVDTEALIWALQNRKLQGGIALDVFEGERVLLEMEKILENRFSPQDYEKALKTLHLLSYPNVIFTPHTAHYTKDALQRNINWVAETITQFVKNKCLLTTYSFYF from the coding sequence ATGAAAATAGGTATCTTTGAAATCGAAAGAGACTGGGAAAAGCAAGTTTATTTAGAAACTTTAAGACAAAACTTAGGAGAATCATTAGGCAATTTAGAGCTTGTTTTCACTTCAGAACCTTTGGATAGTTTTACGGTTAATGCCTACTCAGATCTAAATGTGGCTGTGATTTACATTAATTCTTTGGTTACCGAAAAAGTGTTAGATCAACTTCCTAACTTAAAACTTATCATCACAAGAACTACAGGCACAGACCATATAGATATCTTAGCCTGTCAAAAAAGAGGAGTAGCAGTAGCTAATTCTCCTTACTTTGCTTTTACCACCGTAGCAGAACATACTATTGGTCTTATTTTTACTTTGGCAAAAAGAATTGCTACGGCCATCTCAAAGGTTAAAAACTTAAATTTTTCAAGAGAAGGACTTTTAGGGTTTGACTTATTTGGTAAAACCATAGGGATTATAGGCACAGGTAACATAGGTAAAGAAGTTGCAAGGATAGCTTACGGAATAGGTATGAAAATTTTAGCCCATGACATAAAGCCTGACCTTCAGTTAAAAGAAAAATTTGAGGTAAGTTATGTCTCTTTAGAGGAGTTGTTAAAACATTCTGATGTAATAGTAGTTATGGTTCCATATTATTCTAAGACTCATCATATGATAAACCTTGAGAATATAAAGTTAGTAAAAGATGAAGCTATGTTAATTAATACCGCCCGTGGGCCTATAGTAGATACAGAAGCGTTAATATGGGCTTTACAAAATCGAAAACTACAAGGAGGAATTGCTCTTGATGTATTTGAAGGAGAAAGGGTATTACTTGAAATGGAAAAAATTTTAGAGAATAGATTTTCACCTCAAGATTATGAAAAAGCTTTAAAAACCCTTCATCTTTTGAGTTATCCTAATGTTATTTTTACCCCTCATACCGCACATTATACCAAAGATGCTCTACAAAGAAACATAAATTGGGTAGCAGAAACCATAACTCAATTTGTGAAAAATAAATGCCTTTTAACCACTTATTCTTTTTATTTTTGA
- a CDS encoding 2,5-diamino-6-(ribosylamino)-4(3H)-pyrimidinone 5'-phosphate reductase, which yields MNRPYVIIVSEVTIDGKLTLYRGASSKELMSLMTKEVYCYLHSIRAEVDGIMVGCETVRTDDPSLTVRYVEGKNPVRIIPCSTANVPYNANIFSKDAPTIIATTQRAPKEKIEKLKELGAEVIIAGEELVDFGLLLPELYQRGIKKLMVEGGSSINWEFVKNRYVDEIKIIHLPVIVGGENVPTFVGGEGFKSLTKVLKLKIQKFFQIDDFLISEWKVQK from the coding sequence ATGAATAGACCTTATGTGATAATAGTATCTGAGGTTACAATAGACGGAAAGCTTACGTTATATAGAGGAGCTTCAAGCAAAGAACTAATGAGTTTGATGACCAAAGAAGTTTACTGCTATTTACATAGCATAAGGGCTGAGGTAGACGGGATCATGGTAGGTTGCGAAACAGTAAGAACAGATGATCCAAGTTTAACTGTCAGGTATGTAGAAGGTAAAAACCCGGTGCGAATCATTCCTTGTTCTACGGCTAACGTACCTTATAATGCTAACATTTTTTCTAAAGATGCTCCTACCATCATTGCTACTACCCAAAGAGCTCCTAAAGAAAAAATCGAAAAACTTAAAGAGCTTGGAGCTGAGGTTATAATTGCTGGAGAAGAGTTGGTAGACTTTGGTTTGCTTTTACCAGAGCTTTATCAAAGAGGGATCAAAAAACTAATGGTAGAAGGAGGCTCTTCTATAAACTGGGAATTTGTAAAAAATAGATATGTAGATGAAATAAAGATTATTCACCTCCCAGTGATAGTAGGTGGAGAAAACGTACCTACCTTTGTAGGTGGAGAAGGGTTTAAGTCACTTACCAAGGTATTAAAACTAAAAATCCAGAAATTTTTTCAGATAGACGATTTTTTGATTTCTGAGTGGAAAGTTCAAAAATAA